Within Bacillus sp. E(2018), the genomic segment AATCCTGGCACATCAGATAAGAAAAGTAAAGGGATTGAAAATGCATCACAAAGCGTTATAAACCGTGCTGCTTTGTCTGCAGAATCAACAAACAGTACGCCGCCTTTTACTTTCGGCTGATTCGCGATAATGCCGACTGGTTTTCCATCAATACGTCCAAAGCCAGTCACGATCTCTTGGGCGAATAGCTTTTTCATCTCAAAAAAACTATCTTCATCAATGAGTCCATCAATAAATTCATACATATCAAACGGAACATTCTGATTTTCTGGTACGATCGCTTCTAATTCTCTTCCCGCTTTTGGAGCGATAGAATCAACTACCGGAGCTTTTAATTTATAGTTACTCGGGAAATAAGAAAGATACCTTTTTGCTTCTTCGATAGCTTCAGTTTCATCCGTTGCCAAAACGTCGCCGCATCCACTAACAGAGCAGTGCATTCTTGCTCCGCCCATTTCTTCAAGCGTTACTTTTTCGCCGATTACTTTTTCAGCCATTCGTGGACTTCCTAAGTACATAGATGCATTTTGGTCTACCATGATCACGATATCACAAAAAGCCGGTATATATGCTCCACCTGCCGCTGATGGCCCGAATAGAATACAAACTTGCGGAATCATCCCAGACATTTTTACCTGATTGTAAAAAATCTTACCTGCTCCACGTCGGTTCGGAAACATATCAATCTGATCTGTAATTCTAGCACCAGCTGAATCAACAAGATAAAGCATCGGAACTTTCAACTTTTGTGCGGTCTCCTGAATGCGAATAATCTTTTCAACTGTTCTAGCTCCCCAAGAACCTGCTTTAACAGTTGAATCATTAGCCATTACACAGACTGTTTTCCCGCCAACTTTACCTATCGCAGTTACAACCCCATCTGCTGGGAGGTCTCCTGCTTGATTGTTTGCAAATTTAGCATCTTCTACGCTATATTCACCATCATCAAAAAGAAGTCTGAGTCGGTCGCGCACGAACATCTTATTTTGAGAACTGTTCTTCTCATGATATTTTTGTGCACCACCCGCTTCTATTTGATCGATTTTTTCTTTTAGTTGATTTTCTAATTTTGCTACCATGATATACCTCCTTCAAGAGAGTGAGCGCTCGTTCAGATTGTTTGCACGCTAATGTTATTTAAGTGTAACGAGTACGTCGCCCTCATTCACAAAATCCCCAGATGCAAACTTTATAGTTTCTACAGTCCCTGCATCAACAGCGTCAACGGGTATTTCCATTTTCATAGATTCTAAGATAATAACCGTTTGTCCTGCTGCTACCTCATCTCCTTCACTCACCAATACTTGCCAAACTGTGCCTGCCATAGATGCTGTAATTTCTTTCATTTCTCTCTCTCCTTTGTCTAATTATGGTTTGGAAACTTTTCTCTTACTTAAATAGCTAGTTGTATAATCACCTTTTATAAAATCCTCTTCTTTCAAGATCATTTGAAAGAGTGGCGTATTCGTTTTCAGGCCCTCTATTTCAAGTGCATCAAAGAATTCAACCGCATTCTGGATGCATGCTTCCCGATTGGAATCGCTTACAATTATTTTCGCGATCATTGGATCATAAAAAGGTGTAACAGCATTACCACTATCATAACCTGAATCGATCCTTACCTTCTCAGAGTTTGGCCATACTAGTTTTTCAATCTTACCAGGTGAAGGGAAGAACGTGATTGGGTCTTCTGCATAAAGTCTAAACTCTATCGCATGGCCTTTACTCACGATTTCCTCTTGTGCCAAAGGAAGCTTTTCACCTCTAGCTACTTGAATCTGCCATCTTACTAGATCAAGTCCTGTAATACTTTCTGTAACAGGATGCTCAACTTGAAGTCTTGTGTTCATTTCCAAAAAATAGAAATCTCCATTCTCGCTTACGACAAATTCAACGGTTCCCGCATTCACATAGTTTACTGCTTCTGCTGCTTTAACAGCCGAATCAGTAATTTTAGAACGCAGACTTTCTGTTAAGAATGGCGAAGGAGATTCTTCGACAACTTTTTGATTTCTTCGCTGAACGCTGCAATCTCTTTCATAAAGATGAACGATGTTTCCATGTGTATCACCCATGATTTGAACTTCAATATGCCTAGCATTCTCAATACATTTCTCGATAAACATTCTGCCAGATCCAAAGTAGTTCTTGGCACGTTGTTGCGATGAGACAAAATTTTTACGCAGATCTTCATTGTTATCGCATTTTACCATGCCAATTCCGCCACCGCCGCTGCTTGCTTTAAGCATTACTGGATAACCGATCTGCATAGCAAGTTTTACACCTTCTTCAACATCTTCGATAGGTTCGATCGTTCCAGGTACGATTGGAACACCTGCTTGCTGCATCGTTTTTCTTGCCATGATCTTATCACCCATCCA encodes:
- a CDS encoding acyl-CoA carboxylase subunit beta is translated as MVAKLENQLKEKIDQIEAGGAQKYHEKNSSQNKMFVRDRLRLLFDDGEYSVEDAKFANNQAGDLPADGVVTAIGKVGGKTVCVMANDSTVKAGSWGARTVEKIIRIQETAQKLKVPMLYLVDSAGARITDQIDMFPNRRGAGKIFYNQVKMSGMIPQVCILFGPSAAGGAYIPAFCDIVIMVDQNASMYLGSPRMAEKVIGEKVTLEEMGGARMHCSVSGCGDVLATDETEAIEEAKRYLSYFPSNYKLKAPVVDSIAPKAGRELEAIVPENQNVPFDMYEFIDGLIDEDSFFEMKKLFAQEIVTGFGRIDGKPVGIIANQPKVKGGVLFVDSADKAARFITLCDAFSIPLLFLSDVPGFMIGTKVERAGIIRHGAKLIAAMSDVTVPKISVIVRKAYGAGLYAMAGPAFEPDCCIALPTAQIAVMGPEAAVNAVYSNKINEIEDVKERIQFVQQKQQEYKEHIDIYKLASEMIIDDIVSPSALRDELKNRFAFYENKEMVFSERKHPVYPV
- a CDS encoding acetyl-CoA carboxylase biotin carboxyl carrier protein subunit gives rise to the protein MKEITASMAGTVWQVLVSEGDEVAAGQTVIILESMKMEIPVDAVDAGTVETIKFASGDFVNEGDVLVTLK
- a CDS encoding acetyl-CoA carboxylase biotin carboxylase subunit, coding for MKKILIANRGEIALRIIQTCKEMDIQTVAVYSEADKDLPFVKAADEAVHIGEPPVAKSYLQSEVILEVALKHKVDAIHPGYGLLSENDEFAKKIEKAGIAFIGPSPQTIEWMGDKIMARKTMQQAGVPIVPGTIEPIEDVEEGVKLAMQIGYPVMLKASSGGGGIGMVKCDNNEDLRKNFVSSQQRAKNYFGSGRMFIEKCIENARHIEVQIMGDTHGNIVHLYERDCSVQRRNQKVVEESPSPFLTESLRSKITDSAVKAAEAVNYVNAGTVEFVVSENGDFYFLEMNTRLQVEHPVTESITGLDLVRWQIQVARGEKLPLAQEEIVSKGHAIEFRLYAEDPITFFPSPGKIEKLVWPNSEKVRIDSGYDSGNAVTPFYDPMIAKIIVSDSNREACIQNAVEFFDALEIEGLKTNTPLFQMILKEEDFIKGDYTTSYLSKRKVSKP